In a single window of the Streptomyces cinnabarinus genome:
- a CDS encoding MarR family winged helix-turn-helix transcriptional regulator, with protein sequence MTSHEDGAPGSLLLDEQLCFALYAAQRAVTAAYRPLLDELGLTYPQYLVLLVLWERGETTVKELAGALRLDYGTVSPLLKRLESAGLVRRERSAGDERSVLVACTGRAEELRERAARVPGALLAATELGGPEVARLREELWQLTAKARSAADRAR encoded by the coding sequence GTGACGAGCCACGAGGACGGCGCCCCCGGGTCCCTGCTGCTGGACGAGCAGCTGTGCTTCGCGCTGTACGCGGCCCAGCGCGCGGTGACGGCCGCGTACCGGCCGCTGCTCGACGAACTCGGCCTGACGTATCCGCAGTACCTGGTGCTGCTGGTGCTGTGGGAGCGGGGCGAGACGACGGTGAAGGAGCTGGCGGGGGCGCTGCGGCTGGACTACGGCACGGTGTCGCCGTTGCTCAAGCGGCTGGAGAGCGCGGGTCTTGTGCGCCGGGAGCGCTCGGCGGGCGACGAGCGCTCGGTGCTCGTCGCGTGCACGGGGCGCGCGGAGGAACTGAGGGAGCGCGCGGCGCGCGTACCGGGCGCGCTGCTCGCAGCGACGGAGCTGGGCGGGCCGGAGGTCGCGCGGTTGCGCGAGGAGCTGTGGCAGCTCACGGCGAAGGCCCGGTCGGCGGCGGACCGCGCGCGCTGA
- a CDS encoding organic hydroperoxide resistance protein codes for MTEDTAVDTRPTKIMYVAEATAHGGRDGYVTSQDGHLELRVAMPPQLGGDGNGTNPEQLFAAGFSACFHNALVLVGRRAGFDLSGSTVAAKVGIGPNKQRGYGLAVALSVSLPVLDADVATKLVDAAHEVCPYSNATRGNIDVSILLG; via the coding sequence ATGACCGAGGACACCGCTGTCGACACCCGTCCCACGAAGATCATGTACGTGGCCGAGGCCACCGCGCACGGCGGCCGGGACGGGTATGTGACCAGTCAGGACGGTCATCTGGAACTGCGCGTGGCGATGCCGCCGCAGCTCGGCGGCGACGGCAACGGCACCAATCCCGAGCAGCTGTTCGCCGCCGGCTTCAGCGCCTGCTTCCACAACGCGCTGGTCCTCGTCGGGCGCCGGGCCGGGTTCGACCTGTCCGGTTCCACGGTCGCGGCGAAGGTCGGCATCGGCCCCAACAAGCAGCGCGGATACGGGCTCGCGGTCGCCCTCAGCGTCTCGCTGCCGGTGCTGGACGCGGACGTGGCGACGAAGCTGGTGGACGCCGCCCACGAGGTCTGCCCCTACTCGAACGCGACCCGGGGGAACATCGACGTCTCGATCCTGCTTGGGTGA
- a CDS encoding serine hydrolase domain-containing protein, whose translation MDVNGTVAEGFEPVGEAFARNFETLGDRGAAVAVYRDGRKVVDLWAGTKDVDGTDPWQRGTAQVVRSATKGVAAAVPLLLHRRGLLDLDAPVGEYWPEFKERGKERVLVRHVLNHRAGLPVLDRPLTPQEALDPVKGPEAVAAQAPAWEPGSAHGYHALTYGWMLDELVRRVTGQGAGAWIAAEIAGPLGADFWLGLPAAEETAGRAGRVGKVEGPEPSSGAVLRARPKRSVTDAYADPDSLTRRAFAAITPFPDQNEPAYRATALPATNGIATADGLARVYAALIGEVDGVRLFDEATARLARAEESAGPDRVLVVNTRFGLGFMLHGSASPFLSPDSFGHPGRGGSLGFADPASGIAFGYVTNGFRKTVTADPRAQALVRAVRQSLTQGA comes from the coding sequence GTGGACGTGAACGGCACAGTGGCCGAGGGCTTCGAGCCGGTCGGGGAGGCGTTCGCGCGGAACTTCGAGACGCTCGGGGACCGGGGCGCGGCGGTCGCCGTGTACCGGGACGGGCGCAAGGTCGTCGACCTGTGGGCCGGCACCAAGGACGTCGACGGCACGGACCCCTGGCAGCGGGGCACCGCACAGGTCGTGCGCTCGGCGACCAAGGGCGTCGCCGCCGCCGTACCGCTGCTGCTGCACCGGCGCGGGCTGCTGGATCTGGACGCGCCGGTGGGCGAGTACTGGCCGGAGTTCAAAGAGCGGGGCAAGGAGCGGGTGCTGGTCCGGCACGTGCTGAACCACCGCGCGGGGCTCCCGGTGCTCGACCGGCCGCTCACTCCTCAGGAGGCGCTCGATCCGGTCAAGGGGCCCGAGGCGGTCGCCGCGCAGGCCCCCGCGTGGGAGCCGGGGAGCGCGCACGGCTACCACGCTCTGACCTACGGCTGGATGCTCGACGAACTCGTGCGCCGGGTCACCGGGCAGGGCGCCGGCGCGTGGATCGCGGCGGAGATCGCCGGGCCGCTCGGCGCCGACTTCTGGCTCGGACTGCCGGCCGCCGAGGAAACCGCGGGCCGGGCGGGCCGGGTCGGCAAGGTCGAGGGCCCCGAGCCCTCCTCCGGAGCGGTCCTGCGCGCCCGCCCCAAGCGTTCGGTCACCGACGCCTACGCCGATCCGGACTCCCTCACCCGCCGCGCCTTCGCCGCGATCACGCCCTTCCCCGACCAGAACGAACCGGCCTACCGCGCGACGGCGCTGCCCGCGACCAACGGCATAGCCACCGCCGACGGACTCGCCCGTGTGTACGCGGCGCTCATCGGCGAGGTCGACGGTGTGCGCCTCTTCGACGAGGCCACGGCACGGCTCGCCCGCGCGGAGGAGTCGGCCGGTCCGGACCGGGTCCTGGTCGTGAACACCCGCTTCGGCCTCGGGTTCATGCTGCACGGCAGCGCGTCCCCGTTCCTCTCCCCCGACTCCTTCGGCCACCCGGGCCGCGGCGGCTCCCTCGGCTTCGCCGACCCCGCGTCGGGCATCGCCTTCGGCTATGTCACCAACGGCTTCCGCAAGACGGTCACGGCGGACCCCCGCGCGCAGGCACTGGTGCGCGCGGTACGGCAATCCCTCACGCAGGGCGCGTAA
- a CDS encoding DUF1876 domain-containing protein: protein MMHTTVGWHVEMEFSEDDQHTRSAALVRLPDGTEVRSQGHASRHHTDANQPRVGEEIAAARALNELAMQLLTKAHGEIDAASGRTSHPIHV, encoded by the coding sequence GGATGGCACGTCGAGATGGAGTTCAGCGAGGACGACCAGCACACGCGCTCGGCAGCGCTGGTACGCCTGCCCGACGGCACCGAAGTACGGTCCCAGGGCCACGCCAGCCGCCACCACACCGACGCGAATCAGCCACGGGTCGGTGAGGAGATCGCGGCGGCTCGGGCGCTGAACGAACTCGCCATGCAGCTGCTGACGAAGGCGCACGGGGAGATCGACGCGGCGTCGGGACGGACCTCGCACCCGATTCATGTGTGA